Genomic window (Armatimonadota bacterium):
CGCCCTGAGCCTCGTCCGTTCACCGAATGCGGAGGTATGGAGCGTACACGTCCACCTAGACAGGACAAGGGTCACGACCATCGGTCCCTTGAGCGAACAGGCCTTGTCGTCTGCGCCGTGACGGGTGTCCTCGTCGGCACCGTGTCCGTGGGTTTCCAAAGGGCCGTCGAGATCTTTGCCCTGGTCAGCCAGAACGTTCTCGCTCCTCTGACCCGCCAGGGACCGCCGGCCTTTCTCGGGATCGTCGCCTGCGGCGGCGTCCTTGGGTACCTCGCTGGTGCGCTGACAGAAAAGTTCTGCCCAGAAGCGGGAGGAAGCGGGATCCCTCACATCAAGGCCGTCCTCATGAACCTTCGGACCGTCAGGCCCTTCGGTTTGATCACGGTCAAGGTCGTTGCGGGCCTGTCCGCCTTGCTCGCGGGCATGTCCCTTGGCCGGGAGGGGCCGACGATTCAGATCGGCGGGGCACTCGGTGCGGCGATGGCCGACGTCTCGAAAGCTCCGATGCGGTTGCGCCAATCGATGATCGCGAGCGGCGCCGGGGCTGGACTGGCCGCAGCGTTCAACGCCCCGTTGGCGGGCTTCCTCTTCGTCATGGAGGAACTTCGCCGTGAAATGTCGCCACTGACCTACGGGCTCGCCCTTGCCGCGTCGGTCTGCTCGGTCGCGGTGGCCCGTTTCACATTCGGCCAAGTTCCATCGTTCGTCCTGATCGAACCGAGGCCGGTGCCGCTTCAAGCCCTTGGGATCGTCGTCATCGTCGGCGTGTTCAGCGCGCTGGTCGGTGTGGCGTTCAACGTCCTGACCGTCCGGCTCGTCCTATGGCGGGAACGGCATATGGGCCGTAGCGTCGCTGGCGCCGTCGTCGGAGCCGTTTCCTGTGCTTTCCTCGCCGTCCTGCCCGAGGTGACGGGCGGGGGTCATCCACTTGCGGGCGCCATTCTGCGCGGCGCTTACCTGCATACGTCCCTCGGCTTCCTAGCGTTGTTACTGGTCGGCAAGCTCATTCTGACGTCGTCTAGTTTCGCGACGGGCGTGCCTGGCGGACTGTTCGCGCCTGTCCTCGTCATGGGGTCGCTGACGGGCTTCATCGTTGGCGTGGTCGCCGCCAGGCTGTTCCCGGGGCTGGGCGTCCAGCCCGATGTCTTCGCGACTCTGGGGATGGCGGCCGTTCTGTCCGCTTCTGTCCGCGCGCCGTTGACAGGAGTCGTCCTGATCGTCGAAATGACCCAGCAATACTCGTTGTTGTACGCGCTCTTGATCGCAGCGTTCGTCAGTTACGTCTTGGCCAACCTTGCCAGGAACCAACCGATCTACGAGTCGCTCCTCGAGCGGGACCTGCACCGCACCGGACAACTCGGTGACCTCCCTCAAGATACGTTTTCGTTCGCGTTGACCGTCCAGCCGGACTCCCCGCTCGACGGCGTGCTCATCCGCGACGCTCCCTTTCCGCCTGGGATGCTCGTCACGACCGTGAGAAGACAAGAACGGTTCGTCGAGCCTCGAGGCCAGACGGAGATCCAGTATGGCGACGAGCTGACCGTCCAGGTCGTCGGTCCGCCTGACGAAAGGGCGCTCGTCGCCCTGCACGATGCCGCCCGGTCGCCCCATCCGGCCGACCCCTCTTAGACCGGTTCCAAAGCACGCTCCGACTTCGACTTGACGACCGAGGCCACGATCGCGACGCCCAGGATCGCTACGATCACGGTCAGCGACAGAGGCACCGGGAACTTGGGCCAGTCCGGAACGAGCGCCTTCTCCGCGTAGCCGTACAGCATCTTTCCTCCGACGAACACGAGGACGGCGGCCAGACCGTAACTGAGGTACCGGAACATTTGGACGAGCCCGGCCAAGGCGAAGAACAGTGCCCGAAGGCCGAGGATCGCAAAGACGTTCGACGTGAACACGAGGAACGGGTCGGTCGTGATCGCGAAGATCGCAGGGATCGAGTCGACGGCGAAGATCAGGTCGGTGAACTCGACGACGAGGAGGACGACGAAGAGCGGGGTCGCCCAAAGCTTGCCGTCGATGCGGGCGAAAAACTTCTTGCCGACGTAATCGGGAGTGACGGGCACGAACTTCCGGAAGAGCTTGAGAAGCGGGTTCTTCTCCGGTTCGAGGTGCTTGTCCTTGGTCAGGGCCATCTTGATGCCGGTCCCGATGAGGAACAGCCCGAAGACCACCATCGTCCAGAAGAACCGCTCCAAGAGTGCCGAGCCAAGGGCGATGAAGCAGGCGCGGGCCAATAGGGCGCCGATGATGCCCCAGAACAGGACGCGGTGCCGGTAGACCTCGGGAACGGCGAACGTCCCGAACACGACGAGGAAGACGAAGATGTTGTCGACGCTGAGCGCCTTCTCGACCAGATAGCCCGCCAAGAAGGCGAACCCTGCTTCCTCGTTCGAAAGTCGGCTGCCCGGCTGGATCTGGTCCCAAAAAACAAAAAGGACGATGTTGAACACCAAGGCCAGACCGATCCAAACGCCGCTCCAGACCAGGGCTTCTTTGACTTCGACCTTATGGGCCGTCCGGTGGAACACACCGAGGTCGAGGGCCAACATCCCCAGGACGAAGGCGAGGAACGACAGCCAGATCCATAGAGGCACATTGGCGATTTCGGTCAGCACGGGCAGCCTTCCATCCCGCTTGACGGTCCAGGTCGAAGTGCGACGACGTTCGGCTTCTTGTTCGGTCGGTCCATAACGGTTCCCGAACCCGCACCAAACGACAAAGACCTTCACCGTCCGGCGGTGAAGGTCTCGCTCTTACGGTCGGCCCGGCCCTTTCAGGCGTATTGACGGATCCGACCACCCGTTCTTCCGGGCGCTACTCCCCTTCAGGGGTTCTCGTGATAGAACGTCCGGCGGACGCCTCTCGGTGCCGGCTTGCTCGACCATTAGGCCTTTTCACCCAGACGCGACCTTGGTTCGGACAGGTCCCAGGCCGATCGGGACCGTGCTGAATCGTTCCGGAGCGGGCCCGCCTCTCACTGATTGGTCCACCTCCACGGGTGACCAGACCGAAATCGGCCCAACGCCATGTGGAGGCGGATTTGAGGCAGCGCACGAAATGTTCGGCAACGTCAGTCGCAGAGATTTCCTCAAGGTTGCTGGAATCGGGACGGCAGGGAGTCTCGCGCTTGGGGCCGGTAGCTGGGCGCTGGGCCGGATTCCGCAAAGGCGGGCATCGGGGCATGGCGGGAGCACGACGGTCGTCCCCACGTTTTGCGAGATGTGCTTCTGGAAGTGCGGCACTCTCGCCCACGTCCGCGACGGCGAAATCGTCAAGCTCTTAGGCAATCCCGCCGACCCCCTGTGCGAGGGCCGATTGTGCCCCCGGGGTACGGGCGGTCTCGGTGCGGTCTACGACCCGGACCGGTTGGCCAGCCCCTTGGTCCGCGTCAGGACGAACGGATCCGAGAAGTGGGAAGCCGTCGGTTGGGACCGCGCCCTCGACGAGGTCGCCTCCCGTCTCCAAGCCGTTAAAGAGAAGTACGGCCCAGAGTCCCTCGCCCTGTTCTCGCACGGGACGGGCGGCGCGTTCTTCGGCCACCTCGTCAGTTCTTTCGGATCACCGAACATTGCCCAACCCTCCTTTGCCCAGTGCCGGGGCCCGCGCGACGTCGGGTTCGAACTGACCTTCGGCGAAGGTATCGGTTCTCCTGAACGTTACGACCTGGCCAACGCCAAGATGGCGGTCCTGATCGGTTCGCACCTGGGCGAGAACATGCACAACACGCAGGTGCAAGAGTTCGCCGACGCGATCGGAAAGGGCCTGCACTTGGTCGTGGCCGATCCCCGCTTCTCGGTCGCGGCGAGCAAAGCCGAACACTGGTTACCGGTCAAGCCGGGCACCGACCTGGCCCTCCTCTTGGCGTGGATCCACGTGATCGTGGAGGAAGGGCTCTACGACCGGCCGTTCGTCGAAGCCAACACCGTCGGATTCTCCGAATTGAAGAGGGAGGTCGCCGGGTACACGCCGGAATGGGCGTACCCCCACACGGGCATTCCGGCGGAAACGATCCGCCTGATCGCCCGCGAAATGGGCGCCCACAGCCCCTCGGTCCTTGTCTATCCCGGCCGCCACGTGACGTGGTACGGCGACGACACCCAACGAAGCCGGGCCATCGCGCTGCTGTCCGCGTTACTCGGCAGTTGGGGTCGTCCTGGCGGGTTCTATTTCCCGACCAAGGCCAAAGTCGGGAAGTACCCGGTGCCTCCCTATCCCGAACCGGCCCGCGGGCGGGCGGACGGGGGCGGCTCCCGGTTTCCCTATGCGAACGAAGGCGTGGCCAACGGACTGCGTGACGCGACGAGGACCGGACGGCCTTATCCGGTCAAAGCATGGATGGTCTACGGTACGAACCTCATCCAAGCGCTGCCCAACGTGAGCGAGACGGAAGAGGCTCTCAAAGCCTTGGACTTCATGGTCGCGATCGATACGATGCCGGCCGAAATCACGGGCTGGGCCGACGTCGTCCTTCCCGAATGCACCTACTTGGAGCGGTTCGACGAGCTTTGGACGCCGTCCTTCCGGACACCGATGATCTCGCTCCGGCAACCCGTGGTCGACCCCTTGTTCGACAGTAAGCCCGGATGGTGGATCGCCCGAGAGCTCGGCCTGCGTCTCGGATTGGAGACGTACTTTCCATGGAACGACATCGAGGACTATCTCGACACCCGTCTTCGGACGGCCGGGACGACGCTCGCCGAACTGAAGGCTGTCGGCACTTTACGCAAACCCGGCCATGGGCTTTACGCAGAAGAGGGCCGGCCGATGGCCTTTGGCACGAAGTCCGGCAAGGTCGAGCTTTACTCCGAGGAACTCAAGAAAGCGGGCCACGATCCGGTGCCGAAGTACACGCCGCCCGATCCGGCCCCTGAAGGACACTTCAGATTGCTGTACGGACGGTCCCCCGTCCACACCTTTGGACGGACGACCAACAATCGGCGGTTGGCCGAGCTCGAACCGGAGAACGAAGTCTGGGTCAACACGGACACGGCCCTCGACCTCGGCGTGAAAGACGGCGAACGGGTCGTCCTGGTCAACCAAGACGGTGCCAGGAGCAATCCGATCAAAGCCAAGGTCACCGAGCGCATCCGTCCTGAGTGCGTCTACATGGTGCATGGCTTCGGCCATACCGACCGACGCTTGAGACAATCGGCAGGCAAGGGCGCCGACGACACGGGCCTCATCACCCGCTATAAGGTCGATCCGCTCATGGGGGGTACTGCGATGCGCGGCAACTTTGTCCGGATCGAGAGGCAGGAGGCTTGACATGCGGTACGCGATGGTCATCGATACCCGCAAGTGCGTCGGTTGTATGGACTGCGTCCTCGCGTGCAAAGCGGAGAACAACGTCCCCGACGGTTACTGCCGCGACTGGATCGTGACGGAAACGACCGGAAAGTTCCCGGACCTCAAGATGGAGATCCGATCGGAGCGGTGCAACCACTGCGACCGGCCCCCTTGCGCGATCAACTGCCCTACGGGCGCCATCCACATCGACGAAGGCGGCATCGTCCTGGTCGACGACGTGAAGTGCACCGGGTGTAAGAACTGTATGGTCGCTTGCCCCTACGGGGTCGGCTTCATCAATCCGCGGACGAACTGCTCCGATAAGTGCACGTTCTGTGCGCACCGCGTCAAAGAAGGGCTCTTGCCGGCCTGTGTCTCGGTCTGCCCGACCAAGTGCATGGCGTTCGGCGATAAGGACGACCCCGAAAGCGAGGTCAGTCACCTCTTGAGGACCCGTAACTGGAAGGTCTTGCGCCCAGATGCCGGCACGGGGCCGAACGTGTACTACCTGATTTAGGGACATTCCATGGAGATCACCAGCACCCGGTTCAATCCGAACGTGGCCCCGCTTCTCGAAGTCTGGGGGTGGGACGTCGCCCTTTACTTGCTGTTCAGCGGAATGGCGGCGGGCGTCCTCGTTATCGCCGCAGTCCAGTTCTTGGCGTTCGGCGAACCGAAGACGTCGCCGATGATGCGCCTCGCCGTGATCGCTGCGGCCGTGACCGTTCCTCTGGCGATGCTCGGCCTCCTGCACGACCTGGCCAACAAGGCCAACATTCTGGCTTTTTACAAGTATTGGAACCTGACGTCCACGATGGCGGTCGGTGCGCGCGCGCTGCTGGTCATTCCTCCCGTCGCGCTCCTGTTCGGGCTCGTCTTGGTCCAAGACCGTTTGACCGGTCGATGGGCCTTCCTCGCACCCTGGGTGAAGCGGCTTGAGAAGGCCAAGGTCTTGCTCGGTCGGCTCACCTTGGCCAGCGGCCTCTTTTTGGGGACTTATACGGGCGTGCTCTTGAGTGCGAACTTCGGTCGCCCGTTGTGGAACACGCCGCTCCTTCCGTTGCTGTTCTTGGTCTCCGGGCTCTCGACGGGTGCGGCCGCACTCACTTTGTTTTCGCGGGACGAGCACGAACGGGACCGCCTGACGAAACTCGACATCGGCCTGATCGCCATCGAGCTCTCTGTCATCCTCCTGATGCTCCTCGGGTTCGCGACGACCACACGGTCCCAGCACGAAGCCCTTGGCCTCCTGACCGACGGGCCTTACGGGTCCGCGTTCTGGGTGTTGGTCGTCGGCTTCGGCCTCGCCGTCCCCCTCGTTTTGGAACAGCTCCAGGTCCGGCGACGGATCTTGGACACGCCCGTTCCCTCCCTCATGGTCCTGATCGGGGGCCTCGCCTTGAGGGCCGTCATCGTGTTCGCCGGACAGGCGAGCTCCGTCCCCAACACGTGAACAGTCGATGAGTGTCACTCTGAGTCCTTCACAAACCGTCGGGCACGCCGAAACCGTCGACGCGGCCCCACGGCCCTATTGGAACCCCTATGTCGCGGGCATCGCGCTCGGCCTGGTGCTCGTCTTGACCTTCTATCTGATGGGGAGCGGCCTGGGCGCAAGCGGTGCGCTCACCCGTGTCGTCGCGACGGCCGAAGATGCCGTCTCGCATGAATCGGTCGCCGCCCACCCGTACTGGTCGACCTATCTCGGCGACAAGCCGATCCTCAAAGACTGGCTGGTCTTCGAAGTGATCGGGGTGTTCGTGGGCGGCATCGTCGCGAGCCTGACCGCCGGTCGCTTCCGGGCTACGACCGAAAAGGGTGAGGGCGTCACCGTCCGTCAACGTGCTTTGCTCGCATTCGGGGGCGGCCTCATCGTCGGGTTTGCGACCCGGTTCGCTCGGGGTTGCACCAGTGGACAGGCTCTAACGGGCGGTTCCCTCCTCTCGGTCGGGAGTTGGGCGTTCATGCTGTCGGTTTTCGCGGGCGGATATGCCACCGCCTGGTTCGTCCGGAGGCAATGGCGATGAACGGCCCTTTGGCACCGCTCGGCGTTTTCGGCGAAGAAGCCGGTCTGATCGTCGCGTTCGTCATCGGTGGGCTTTTCGGGTTCGTCTTGGAACGGGCCGGCTTCGGTAGCGCGAAGAAACTCGCCGCCGTCTTCTACGGACGCGACATGGCCGTGCTCAAAGTCATGTTCACGGCGATCGTGACGGCGATGATCGGCGTGCAGTACCTGGTCGTGTTCGGCCGGTTGGACATGGCGCAGGTCACCGTCCCCCCGACGTTCTTGGCACCTCAGATCGTGGGCGGACTCCTGTTCGGTGTCGGGTTCGTGATCGGTGGCTACTGTCCGGGAACGGCGTTCGTCGCCCTCGGATCGGGCCGCAAAGACGCGCTCTGGTTCATCGGGGGAGCCTTACTCGGCATCGCCCTCTGGGCGTGGGGCTATCCGGCGTACGAAGCGTTCGCCAAGTCTGGCAGCATGGGAGAGTTCACTCTTCCCCAATGGCTCGGCCTACCTGCCGGAACCGTGGCGTTCTTGGTGATCCTCATGGCGCTCGGAGCCTTCTGGATCGCGACGAAAGTGGAACGACGGTTCGGCCCCGAAGAAGACCGGACCAGTCAGGCAGGAAGTTGACATGCGGAACATCACAGTACAAAGAGGCGGGGTCTTCCTTGCCTTGCTCCTAGGGTTCGGACTCTTGATCGCACGGGGGGCGCCAGACGCTTCCGTGGCCGTCGAAGGGGCCGCCGTCTTGAAACAAGTCCAGGCGAAAGACGACCATATCGACGCGAACACGCTTGCGAAGTGGATCATCGAGGGGCGCAAGGACTATGTCCTTGTGGACGTCCGTCAGCCCTGGGAGTACGACGATTACCACGTTCCAGGAGCCGTCAACGTCCCGATGGACAAACTCCTCGCTCCCGAAGGGACCGCCGTACTCCAGCGAGAGAAGACGATCGTCCTTTGCTCGTCCGGCGGGACGCACGCGGCTCAGGCCTGGGTCGTCCTCCTTCAAAAGGGATACCGGACGAAGACGTTGCTCGACGGCGTACAAGGGTGGTGGCGCGACATCATGACGCCGACCTGCCTGCGGTCGACGGACGAAGGGACGGCGACTGCCGAGTACAAAGCGATGAAGGCCGTTCGAGAACACTTCCAGGGCGGCACCGCTTCGAGCGGGACCCCGGTCGTACCCGACACTTCGTCACCCGCCACCCCGCCGGCCGCTCCACCCACGGCCCCTCCTTCCGAGCCGGCGAAGCCTGCGCCCGGTAAGGCGAAAGGCGGCGGTTGCTGAGGAGCGAAGCGCAGAAGAAGGGCCCCGGCTCTTGAGCCGGGGCCCTTCACGTTCTCAAGCGTTCAGAACTTCCAGCCGTATCCGAATTCGATCTCGAGTTGACGCATCCGCAGCGTGACCGTCTGGTTCTGGTCGAGAGGGTTGATCCCGCTGACTGATTTCTCCGGACTGTAGCTGAGAGCGAAGCTCCACTCGCCACGATCCCCGGTCTTCCGTGTCATACCGAGCGTGAAGTGCCACTCTTGGACACCCGGCGCCAGGATGTTGAACAGGATCTCGCTCGACTCGATCGGCTGCCTGGCATAGCTCATGCCCGCACGGTACGCCGTCTTGTCGTCCGGTCTCCACTCGTATCCGAGCTTGTAGACCGTCATGTCCTTCCATCCGAATCCGGGGCCGTCCGGCTCACCGAGCCCGTGGCTGATGTTGCTGAACGGGTTTCCGACCGACGCCACGTCGCTATACTTGATGTGTTTGACGTCGAAGGCGAGCGTGGACCGGTCCGTCGGTCTGTAGGCCAGCCCGACCCCGTAATTCTCGGGAATATCGAAGCCACCATGGTCGGCGAACAGCCCGCTGTACTTCTGGAACTTCGTCATGGTGATCCGAGGCTGGTAGACCGCGGCCAAGGTGAGCTTGTCGTTGACTTTCGACGTCACGCCGAACTTCGTGCCCCAGCCGGTCGATTCGTCGTCGCCGTTGTCGCTCAGATGCGAGGAACCGGGGTTGAACGGACGTAGACCCGAAGCCGAGAATTTCTGAAGGACATAGATCACGGACGCTCCGAGCGACGTCGTATCGTTCAGTTTCCTGGCGTAAGAACCCGAGACGAACATTTGCTCCAGGTTCACGCCTGCAGCGCCTCCGCCGAACGTACCATGGCCCATGTTCGCTTCGGCCGGCCAGGACGTGTTCATCCCGCCGTTCCCGTGGAGCGTCAAGGAGAACACGCCTTCGGCGGTCGGGAAGACCGCTCCGATGCTCGGGATCAGGAAGGCCTCCCGTCCCGACTTGACGGTGCCGGGAACGAACCCTCCCATTCCCGACGGGTTGCCGGCCGTGTCGTAATGACGGACGGGGTTGAACAGTTCGAGGCTCAGGTCGAACCTCTTGTCCAGCCAGGCGATTCCTGCAGGATTGTGGACTGCGGCCAAGGAGTCTTGCGCATAGGCCAAGGTCGCTCCGCCCATGCCTTTGGCTTTCACGCCCCAACCTCCTGAGAAGTAACCGTCTGTTCCGGCGATGGCCGTAGCGGGCAAGGTGGACAAGACCACAGAAAGGGCCAACGCTTCGAGCGCGGGTCTGTAAGTTCGCATGTGTCGCTCCGATCGGAGCAGCCCGCCAGAACCTTCCGTGCCCTGTACGGGCCTCCACTAATATTTTGTCTTTCTTACACTTCGCTCACCCGTTTCAAAGGACTATTGTCAATACTGTTCTTGCAATCCTTTTAGAGGACACCTATCCGATACGGAGGAACGAAAACAAGACCTTTTTGGGAGTGACCGGGACAGGGGCCCCTTTGACGACGGGCCTGGACCGACGGCTTGCCGAGGTGTGCGGCCCTGAACGGGGCAACCCCGTCGTCCTCCGCAATGTAAGCTAGTCGGAACGATGGAATTCAAACAGGTCTCCGTACCTCCCTTCCGGGTCGCGATGATCCGGCACACCGGGCCCTACGAGTCGATCGGCCCTGTCTTCGACAGGCTGTGGGGCTGGGTCGAGAGCCGCAACGTTCAAGTCGTCCGGACGTTGGGTTTGTACTACGACAACACGGAGGAGGTTCCAGCGAACCAGTTGCGGTCCGCGGCCGCGGTCGAAGTGCCGCTGAACTACGTTTTGACCGATACGGCCGGGCTGCCGATCACGATCGAAACGGTCACGGGCGGCGACTACGCCATGACGACGTTCGTCGGCCCTTACGAGGGGCTCTCCCCGATCTGGGCGCAACTCGTGGACTATGCAGAGCGCAAACTGAAACGCAACGTCAGCCAGAACCCGGCCTATGAGGTCTATGTCAACGATCCCGAGGAGACGCCTGCCGACCGTCTGATCACCGAACTCTACTTGCCTCTCGAGTGACGGTGAAAGTCGCGACGCCCTGGATCACGTCGCCGAAGTTCGACCTCGCCACGATCATCGGGCCCTCGGTCGTCGTGACGGCCATCGTCCTGGTCTTCGGACGACAGATCATGTCGCTCGACGCTCCGCCCGTGTGGCTTTGGATGCTCCTCGTCCTCGGCATCGACGTGGCCCATGTGTACAGTTCGCTCTTTCGGACTTACTTGGACAAAGAAGAGTTCCAGAAACGGCGCACTCTCTACATCGTCGTGCCGGCCTTGTGTTGGACGATCGGGATCGCACTTTATGCGATCAGTGCAAAACTGTTTTGGATCGTCCTCGCTTATGCCGCGATCTATCATTTCGTACGACAACAGTACGGTTTTCTCATGCTCTACAGGAGAGGCGAACCCGTTGGAGGATGGAGTTACCGTATCGATCAATCGGCTATTTACTTGGCCACGCTTTATCCTCTCGTCTACTGGCATACATACACGAGGAACTTTCGCTGGTTCGACGAGAGCGAAATGCTTCGCAACCCCTTCCCGTGGATCGAACGCGCCACCCTTGCGCTCTACCTCGCCGTCCTCGCCGCGTTCGCCGTCAAGGAGATTCTCCGCTCAGTCCAGAGACACGAAGTCAACGCGGGCAAAGTCCTCCTCCTCGCCACGACCGCCCTCAGTTGGTCGGTCGGCATCGTGCTCTACAACGGCGACCTCACGTTCGCGATGATCAACATCGTGTCCCACGGCGTGCCGTACATCGCCCTCGTCTGGGCGTACCAGCACAAGAAGCGCTCAAGGCCGGAAGCCGAAAAGCGGCGCTATCTCAAGTTCTTCCAACTCAAGTTCGTCCCCTTTTATCTCGGGGCGCTGTTCTTGCTCGCCTATTTCGAAGAGGGGATCTGGGACTGGTTCGTCTGGCACGAGCACCCGCTCGTGTTCGGTCAGGCAACATGGGCCTTGCCGAGCGCCACAGTGCTGATGGTCCTCGTCCCGTTGCTCACGATGCCACAGGCGACGCACTATGTCCTTGACGCGTTCATTTGGCGGGTGAACAGGAAGGGCAAAGAGGAAGTCCGCGCCGTTATCGGCTGAACCTCCGGCCTCAATTCGGCCCGCACGTCTCAGAATTCGTATTCTTGGACTAAAATAGGGGATCGGTGGCCGCTTGAACCGTCGCACTTCCCTCCTCTCTGTCCTTCTCTCAGGCGCCGTCATGGCGACGGCCCAGACGGGCGTCGGCCCGGCGTTGGGCATCGGCACGACCGTCGCGGCCGGCCAATGGGTGTCCAAGACGGTCAAACCGACCGACGTCCAAGGAAAATTGGTCGTCTCTTTCACCAGCCTGAAGGGCGACGCCGACGTCTATCTCAAACGCGGTAGTCAACCGACGCTCACGAG
Coding sequences:
- a CDS encoding ClC family H(+)/Cl(-) exchange transporter, whose amino-acid sequence is MTGVLVGTVSVGFQRAVEIFALVSQNVLAPLTRQGPPAFLGIVACGGVLGYLAGALTEKFCPEAGGSGIPHIKAVLMNLRTVRPFGLITVKVVAGLSALLAGMSLGREGPTIQIGGALGAAMADVSKAPMRLRQSMIASGAGAGLAAAFNAPLAGFLFVMEELRREMSPLTYGLALAASVCSVAVARFTFGQVPSFVLIEPRPVPLQALGIVVIVGVFSALVGVAFNVLTVRLVLWRERHMGRSVAGAVVGAVSCAFLAVLPEVTGGGHPLAGAILRGAYLHTSLGFLALLLVGKLILTSSSFATGVPGGLFAPVLVMGSLTGFIVGVVAARLFPGLGVQPDVFATLGMAAVLSASVRAPLTGVVLIVEMTQQYSLLYALLIAAFVSYVLANLARNQPIYESLLERDLHRTGQLGDLPQDTFSFALTVQPDSPLDGVLIRDAPFPPGMLVTTVRRQERFVEPRGQTEIQYGDELTVQVVGPPDERALVALHDAARSPHPADPS
- a CDS encoding TerC family protein, with translation MLALDLGVFHRTAHKVEVKEALVWSGVWIGLALVFNIVLFVFWDQIQPGSRLSNEEAGFAFLAGYLVEKALSVDNIFVFLVVFGTFAVPEVYRHRVLFWGIIGALLARACFIALGSALLERFFWTMVVFGLFLIGTGIKMALTKDKHLEPEKNPLLKLFRKFVPVTPDYVGKKFFARIDGKLWATPLFVVLLVVEFTDLIFAVDSIPAIFAITTDPFLVFTSNVFAILGLRALFFALAGLVQMFRYLSYGLAAVLVFVGGKMLYGYAEKALVPDWPKFPVPLSLTVIVAILGVAIVASVVKSKSERALEPV
- a CDS encoding molybdopterin-dependent oxidoreductase, which gives rise to MFGNVSRRDFLKVAGIGTAGSLALGAGSWALGRIPQRRASGHGGSTTVVPTFCEMCFWKCGTLAHVRDGEIVKLLGNPADPLCEGRLCPRGTGGLGAVYDPDRLASPLVRVRTNGSEKWEAVGWDRALDEVASRLQAVKEKYGPESLALFSHGTGGAFFGHLVSSFGSPNIAQPSFAQCRGPRDVGFELTFGEGIGSPERYDLANAKMAVLIGSHLGENMHNTQVQEFADAIGKGLHLVVADPRFSVAASKAEHWLPVKPGTDLALLLAWIHVIVEEGLYDRPFVEANTVGFSELKREVAGYTPEWAYPHTGIPAETIRLIAREMGAHSPSVLVYPGRHVTWYGDDTQRSRAIALLSALLGSWGRPGGFYFPTKAKVGKYPVPPYPEPARGRADGGGSRFPYANEGVANGLRDATRTGRPYPVKAWMVYGTNLIQALPNVSETEEALKALDFMVAIDTMPAEITGWADVVLPECTYLERFDELWTPSFRTPMISLRQPVVDPLFDSKPGWWIARELGLRLGLETYFPWNDIEDYLDTRLRTAGTTLAELKAVGTLRKPGHGLYAEEGRPMAFGTKSGKVELYSEELKKAGHDPVPKYTPPDPAPEGHFRLLYGRSPVHTFGRTTNNRRLAELEPENEVWVNTDTALDLGVKDGERVVLVNQDGARSNPIKAKVTERIRPECVYMVHGFGHTDRRLRQSAGKGADDTGLITRYKVDPLMGGTAMRGNFVRIERQEA
- a CDS encoding 4Fe-4S dicluster domain-containing protein, with the translated sequence MRYAMVIDTRKCVGCMDCVLACKAENNVPDGYCRDWIVTETTGKFPDLKMEIRSERCNHCDRPPCAINCPTGAIHIDEGGIVLVDDVKCTGCKNCMVACPYGVGFINPRTNCSDKCTFCAHRVKEGLLPACVSVCPTKCMAFGDKDDPESEVSHLLRTRNWKVLRPDAGTGPNVYYLI
- the nrfD gene encoding polysulfide reductase NrfD, which encodes MEITSTRFNPNVAPLLEVWGWDVALYLLFSGMAAGVLVIAAVQFLAFGEPKTSPMMRLAVIAAAVTVPLAMLGLLHDLANKANILAFYKYWNLTSTMAVGARALLVIPPVALLFGLVLVQDRLTGRWAFLAPWVKRLEKAKVLLGRLTLASGLFLGTYTGVLLSANFGRPLWNTPLLPLLFLVSGLSTGAAALTLFSRDEHERDRLTKLDIGLIAIELSVILLMLLGFATTTRSQHEALGLLTDGPYGSAFWVLVVGFGLAVPLVLEQLQVRRRILDTPVPSLMVLIGGLALRAVIVFAGQASSVPNT
- a CDS encoding YeeE/YedE family protein, with protein sequence MSVTLSPSQTVGHAETVDAAPRPYWNPYVAGIALGLVLVLTFYLMGSGLGASGALTRVVATAEDAVSHESVAAHPYWSTYLGDKPILKDWLVFEVIGVFVGGIVASLTAGRFRATTEKGEGVTVRQRALLAFGGGLIVGFATRFARGCTSGQALTGGSLLSVGSWAFMLSVFAGGYATAWFVRRQWR
- a CDS encoding YeeE/YedE family protein, producing the protein MNGPLAPLGVFGEEAGLIVAFVIGGLFGFVLERAGFGSAKKLAAVFYGRDMAVLKVMFTAIVTAMIGVQYLVVFGRLDMAQVTVPPTFLAPQIVGGLLFGVGFVIGGYCPGTAFVALGSGRKDALWFIGGALLGIALWAWGYPAYEAFAKSGSMGEFTLPQWLGLPAGTVAFLVILMALGAFWIATKVERRFGPEEDRTSQAGS
- a CDS encoding rhodanese-like domain-containing protein; translated protein: MRNITVQRGGVFLALLLGFGLLIARGAPDASVAVEGAAVLKQVQAKDDHIDANTLAKWIIEGRKDYVLVDVRQPWEYDDYHVPGAVNVPMDKLLAPEGTAVLQREKTIVLCSSGGTHAAQAWVVLLQKGYRTKTLLDGVQGWWRDIMTPTCLRSTDEGTATAEYKAMKAVREHFQGGTASSGTPVVPDTSSPATPPAAPPTAPPSEPAKPAPGKAKGGGC
- a CDS encoding outer membrane protein transport protein, giving the protein MRTYRPALEALALSVVLSTLPATAIAGTDGYFSGGWGVKAKGMGGATLAYAQDSLAAVHNPAGIAWLDKRFDLSLELFNPVRHYDTAGNPSGMGGFVPGTVKSGREAFLIPSIGAVFPTAEGVFSLTLHGNGGMNTSWPAEANMGHGTFGGGAAGVNLEQMFVSGSYARKLNDTTSLGASVIYVLQKFSASGLRPFNPGSSHLSDNGDDESTGWGTKFGVTSKVNDKLTLAAVYQPRITMTKFQKYSGLFADHGGFDIPENYGVGLAYRPTDRSTLAFDVKHIKYSDVASVGNPFSNISHGLGEPDGPGFGWKDMTVYKLGYEWRPDDKTAYRAGMSYARQPIESSEILFNILAPGVQEWHFTLGMTRKTGDRGEWSFALSYSPEKSVSGINPLDQNQTVTLRMRQLEIEFGYGWKF
- a CDS encoding GyrI-like domain-containing protein encodes the protein MEFKQVSVPPFRVAMIRHTGPYESIGPVFDRLWGWVESRNVQVVRTLGLYYDNTEEVPANQLRSAAAVEVPLNYVLTDTAGLPITIETVTGGDYAMTTFVGPYEGLSPIWAQLVDYAERKLKRNVSQNPAYEVYVNDPEETPADRLITELYLPLE